From a single Nissabacter sp. SGAir0207 genomic region:
- a CDS encoding DUF1176 domain-containing protein gives MMLRVITFSVLLLAALQVAADPLQQDYSDWTVSCDNLNRCQARNINDHNGLVLLISREAGPQGRAEVRLDNQQSEVFPDSDTRPIAPRLLLDGKVLRLNPREWQIADRLTLADNPLVVADFIARIREGSALTLSGEEKIKLRQVVSLKGFKAALLAMDAQQGRVESVTAWTKPGSQPAESVPPAPQAPEAPVFALPQPLTETEIAALTQFAATNIDANDCTLEPSERDIRLTPLSADRALILVNCDMGAYNLFSLAYLANRHAPFKAEELALNAPFKLNGTQTLEPEMINADMDEAKGELTLYAKGRGIGDCGESSRWIYDGKQFVLAEYRSEPHCDGVSQHGWPLLWTTRG, from the coding sequence ATGATGTTGAGAGTAATCACGTTTTCTGTGCTGTTGCTGGCCGCCCTACAGGTCGCCGCCGATCCGCTGCAACAGGACTACAGCGACTGGACGGTCAGTTGCGATAACCTTAACCGTTGCCAGGCGCGCAATATTAATGATCACAATGGGCTGGTGCTGTTGATCAGCCGTGAGGCCGGGCCGCAGGGGCGGGCGGAGGTGCGGCTGGACAACCAGCAGAGCGAGGTGTTTCCTGACAGCGACACCCGGCCGATTGCGCCGCGCCTGCTGCTGGATGGCAAGGTGCTGCGCCTCAACCCGCGTGAGTGGCAGATCGCTGATCGCCTCACGCTGGCGGACAACCCGCTGGTGGTGGCCGACTTTATCGCCCGCATCCGCGAAGGCTCGGCACTGACCCTCTCCGGCGAAGAGAAGATCAAGCTGCGGCAGGTGGTGTCGCTGAAGGGGTTCAAGGCGGCGCTGCTGGCAATGGATGCCCAGCAGGGGCGGGTGGAGAGCGTCACCGCCTGGACGAAGCCCGGCAGCCAGCCGGCGGAGAGCGTGCCGCCCGCGCCACAGGCCCCGGAGGCACCAGTGTTTGCCCTGCCGCAGCCGTTGACCGAGACGGAGATCGCCGCCCTGACGCAATTTGCCGCCACCAACATTGATGCCAATGACTGCACGCTGGAGCCGTCCGAGCGCGACATCCGCCTGACGCCCCTCAGCGCCGATCGGGCGCTGATTCTGGTGAACTGCGACATGGGGGCCTATAACCTCTTCTCGCTGGCCTATCTGGCGAACCGCCACGCGCCGTTTAAGGCGGAGGAGCTGGCACTGAATGCGCCGTTCAAGCTGAATGGCACACAGACGTTGGAGCCGGAGATGATCAACGCGGACATGGATGAGGCGAAGGGTGAACTGACGCTCTATGCCAAGGGGCGAGGCATTGGCGATTGCGGTGAGTCGAGCCGCTGGATCTATGACGGCAAGCAGTTTGTGCTGGCGGAGTACCGTTCAGAGCCGCACTGCGACGGCGTCAGCCAGCATGGCTGGCCGCTGCTGTGGACTACGCGCGGGTAG